The following coding sequences are from one Manis pentadactyla isolate mManPen7 chromosome 13, mManPen7.hap1, whole genome shotgun sequence window:
- the ZNF202 gene encoding zinc finger protein 202, whose amino-acid sequence MAAAVEPETQDLWEEEGILMVKLEDDLPCGPEPVLQRDDPVHETSHQNFRRFRYQEAASPREALMRLRELCHQWLRPERRTKEQILELLVLEQFLTVLPGELQSWVRGQRPESGEEAVTLVEGLQKQPMRPRRWVTVHVHGQEVLSEETAAAGAEPESPGELQDPVQASPPEEAQEETPPSPDLGEPQEQSPGRESQLQPLQESEVPVPQHPDLPEERNSGNADMVALLTALSQGLVTFKDVAVCFSQDQWSDLDPTQKEFYGEYVLEEDCGIVVSLSFPIPRLDETVHGRQEGPLVPEIPGPQEPQEPEILSFTYTGDRSEDEDQSPEQEDLNVEDVSRSVLGDPEIHQTPDWEIVFEGDPGRLNERRFGTNISQVNSLTNLQETMPLHPLLGRHHNCPVCGKSFTCNSHLVRHLRTHTGEKPYKCMECGKSYTRSSHLARHQKVHKTGPPHKLPVNRKSLDETSPLVQTKRTQPVEKPYRCDDCGKHFRWASDLVRHQRTHTGERPFFCTICGKSFSQKCVLTTHQRIHLGGRPYLCGECGADFSDHRRYLAHRKTHSAEELHLCSECGRCFNHRAAFAKHLRGHASVRSCRCNECGKTFSRRDHLVRHQRTHTGEKPFTCPTCGKSFSRGYHLIRHQRTHSKTS is encoded by the exons ATGGCTGCCGCCGTGGAGCCAGAGACCCAGGACCTTTGGGAAGAAGAGGGGATTCTAATGGTGAAACTGGAAGATGACCTTCCCTGTGGGCCGGAGCCTGTCTTACAGAGGGATGACCCCGTGCACGAGACCTCCCACCAGAACTTCCGTCGCTTTCGCTACCAGGAAGCAGCAAGCCCTCGAGAAGCTCTCATGCGACTCCGAGAACTTTGCCATCAGTGGCTGAGGCCAGAGAGGCGGACGAAGGAGCAGATCCTGGAGCTGCTGGTGCTGGAGCAGTTCCTCACGGTGCTGCCCGGAGAGCTGCAGAGCTGGGTGCGCGGCCAGCGGCCAGAGAGCGGCGAGGAGGCCGTGACGCTGGTGGAGGGTTTGCAGAAACAGCCCATGAGACCAAGGCggtgg GTGACGGTCCATGTTCATGGCCAGGAAGTCCTGTCAGAAGAGACAGCGGCTGCAGGAGCAGAGCCTGAGTCACCTGGGGAGCTACAGGACCCTGTGCAGGCCTCCCCACCTGAGGAGGCCCAGGAGGAGACCCCACCGAGCCCAGATCTGGGGGAGCCGCAGGAGCAGAGCCCGGGCCGCGAGTCGCAGTTGCAGCCCCTGCAGGAGAGCG AGGTTCCAGTGCCCCAGCACCCAGACCTTCCTGAGGAGAGGAACTCTGGAAATGCAGATATGGTTGCCCTCCTGACGGCTCTGTCCCAG GGATTGGTAACTTTCAAAGATGTGGCCGTGTGCTTCTCCCAGGACCAGTGGAGTGATTTAGATCCAACACAGAAAGAGTTCTATGGAGAATATGTCTTGGAAGAAGACTGTGGAATTGTGGTCTCCTTGT CATTTCCAATCCCCAGACTAGATGAGACCGTCCACGGAAGACAGGAAGGGCCTCTGGTCCCGGAAATCCCCGGGCCGCAAGAGCCTCAAGAACCAGAAATCCTGAGCTTTACCTACACAG GAGACAGGAGTGAAGATGAGGACCAAAGTCCTGAGCAGGAAGATCTGAACGTGGAAGACGTCAGCAGGTCTGTTCTGGGAGATCCAGAAATTCACCAGACTCCAGACTGGGAAATAGTCTTTGAGGGTGATCCAGGTAGACTGAAtgaaagaagatttggtacaaaTATTTCTCAAGTTAATAGTTTAACAAATCTTCAGGAAACCATGCCTCTCCACCCCTTGTTAGGGAGACATCATAACTGTCCTGTCTGTGGAAAAAGCTTCACTTGTAACTCCCACCTTGTCAGGCACCTGCGGACTCACACAGGGGAGAAACCCTATAAGTGTATGGAGTGTGGAAAAAGTTATACACGGAGCTCCCACCTTGCCAGGCACCAAAAGGTTCACAAAACGGGCCCTCCTCATAAACTTCCTGTAAACCGGAAGAGCCTGGACGAGACCTCCCCTCTGGTCCAGACTAAGAGAACTCAGCCTGTTGAGAAACCCTACAGATGTGACGACTGTGGAAAACACTTCCGCTGGGCTTCGGACCTCGTCAGGCATCAGAGGACACATACAGGAGAAAGACCCTTCTTCTGTACTATTTGTGGCAAAAGCTTCAGCCAGAAATGTGTGCTGACGACACACCAAAGAATCCACCTGGGAGGCAGACCCTACTTGTGCGGGGAGTGTGGCGCGGACTTCAGCGACCACAGGCGGTACCTGGCGCACCGGAAGACTCACTCGGCCGAGGAGCTGCATCTCTGCAGCGAGTGCGGCCGGTGCTTCAACCATCGCGCCGCATTTGCCAAGCACCTGCGAGGACACGCCTCGGTGAGGTCCTGCCGATGCAACGAGTGTGGGAAAACCTTCAGTCGGCGGGACCACCTCGTCCGGCATCAGAGAACACATACTGGCGAGAAACCATTCACGTGCCCGACCTGTGGAAAAAGCTTCAGCAGAGGCTATCACTTAATCAGGCATCAGAGGACCCACTCAAAGACCTCCTAG